Proteins encoded together in one Kitasatospora albolonga window:
- a CDS encoding 2-hydroxychromene-2-carboxylate isomerase yields the protein MADPVKIKIWSDYVCPFCMLAEGPLEEAIKDVGADVEVEWMPFELRAHPQPTLRPEDEYLPAIWERAVYPMARRLGVDITLPTVSPQPYTALAFEGYQYAAEHGLGTEYTRRMFRAFFQEDQDLGQADVLAALAGGIGLDEAGFRAALADGTYRARHQEALREAAAHQVQVVPTMLIGDVRIEGVPRPAQVRKAILDARAQQEENAGYGAACGIDGKC from the coding sequence ATGGCTGATCCCGTGAAGATCAAGATCTGGTCCGACTACGTCTGCCCCTTCTGCATGCTGGCCGAGGGCCCGCTCGAAGAGGCGATCAAGGACGTCGGCGCCGATGTGGAAGTCGAGTGGATGCCCTTCGAGCTGCGGGCCCACCCGCAGCCCACCCTGCGGCCGGAGGACGAGTACCTGCCCGCCATCTGGGAGCGGGCCGTCTACCCCATGGCCCGACGCCTGGGGGTCGACATCACGCTCCCCACCGTGTCCCCCCAGCCCTACACCGCCCTCGCCTTCGAGGGTTACCAGTACGCCGCCGAGCACGGCCTCGGCACCGAGTACACCCGGCGGATGTTCCGCGCCTTCTTCCAGGAGGACCAGGATCTGGGGCAGGCCGACGTCCTCGCCGCGCTGGCCGGTGGGATCGGCCTGGACGAGGCCGGGTTCCGGGCCGCGCTGGCGGACGGCACCTACCGCGCCCGGCACCAGGAGGCCCTGCGGGAAGCGGCGGCCCATCAGGTGCAGGTGGTTCCCACCATGCTCATCGGCGATGTCCGGATCGAAGGCGTCCCGCGTCCCGCCCAGGTGCGCAAGGCGATCCTGGACGCCCGGGCGCAGCAGGAGGAGAACGCCGGTTACGGCGCCGCCTGCGGCATCGACGGGAAGTGCTGA
- a CDS encoding aldo/keto reductase — protein sequence MRTTTMGRDGPVVGRLGLGAMGLSYRYAPGLRDRTKAVSLVREAVDLGVNLVETADAYAAGENERLIGEAIRGRRDEVVLCTGGGLLGDPDGVLRPAGGPQALRDAVDESLRRLHVDHIDLYLLRRVDPGVPLEESWGALAEQVWAGKIRMLGLPVVTVQEARDAEAVHEAAAMAAEVSLFTRRGLDDVVPYAVERRIALLAGAPLGRGLLAGALSRHDDLPPGDWRRTQPRFAPRALRHNVALTRAVAQVAARHGATPAQVALAWLLRLGDHVVPLPGTRASYHLAENLGGDRIRLTEQDLTDLEFLPRPAGAAEV from the coding sequence ATGCGGACCACAACGATGGGCAGGGACGGGCCGGTCGTCGGCCGGCTGGGGCTGGGTGCGATGGGTCTCTCCTACCGCTACGCCCCGGGCCTGCGGGACCGGACCAAGGCCGTGTCGCTGGTCCGGGAGGCGGTGGACCTCGGGGTCAACCTGGTCGAGACGGCCGACGCCTACGCGGCCGGGGAGAACGAGCGGCTGATCGGTGAGGCCATCCGGGGGCGGCGGGACGAGGTGGTGCTCTGCACCGGCGGCGGTCTGCTCGGCGACCCGGACGGCGTGCTGCGGCCCGCGGGTGGTCCGCAGGCGCTGCGGGACGCGGTCGACGAGAGCCTGCGCCGGCTGCACGTGGACCACATCGACCTCTATCTGCTGCGCCGCGTCGATCCCGGCGTACCGCTGGAGGAGAGCTGGGGCGCGCTGGCCGAGCAGGTCTGGGCGGGGAAGATCCGCATGCTGGGGCTGCCCGTCGTCACCGTGCAGGAGGCCCGCGACGCCGAGGCCGTGCACGAGGCGGCGGCGATGGCCGCCGAGGTGTCGCTGTTCACCCGCCGCGGTCTCGACGACGTCGTGCCGTACGCGGTGGAGCGCCGCATCGCCCTGCTGGCCGGTGCCCCCCTCGGGCGCGGTCTGCTGGCCGGTGCGCTCTCCCGCCACGACGACCTGCCGCCGGGCGACTGGCGGCGCACCCAGCCCCGCTTCGCCCCCCGGGCCCTCCGCCACAACGTCGCGCTCACCCGGGCCGTCGCCCAGGTGGCGGCCCGGCACGGGGCCACCCCGGCGCAGGTCGCCCTGGCGTGGCTGCTCCGGCTCGGCGACCACGTGGTACCGCTGCCCGGCACGAGGGCCTCGTACCACCTCGCGGAGAACCTCGGCGGCGACCGCATCCGCCTGACCGAACAGGACCTGACCGACCTGGAGTTCCTGCCCCGCCCGGCAGGCGCGGCCGAGGTGTGA
- a CDS encoding RNA polymerase yields the protein MEHNEQPARPAQPPDGGPDDDVRVRERIRAGDREAFGTLYDRYAKSVYGHACRLTGDLSAAEDVMSETFLAAWRTREQIDPEGGPLRPWLLGIATNKARNHRRGVGRRLAFLARQPRPKETEDFADASAERLDHQRELAAVRAVLDRLRQPEREVLALCVWAGLDYAQAAAALDVPVGTVRSRLSRARTRLRGLAGEHLARERGEMTQERREAGQDRRGAGRERREPLLGRGEVGGRAAFVALPGEGGSR from the coding sequence GTGGAGCACAACGAACAGCCGGCACGCCCGGCACAACCGCCCGACGGCGGTCCGGACGACGACGTACGCGTACGGGAACGGATTCGCGCGGGCGACCGGGAGGCGTTCGGCACCCTCTACGACCGGTATGCGAAGTCCGTGTACGGCCACGCCTGCCGCCTCACCGGTGATCTCTCCGCCGCCGAGGACGTGATGTCGGAGACCTTCCTCGCCGCCTGGCGCACCCGGGAGCAGATCGACCCGGAGGGCGGCCCGCTGCGCCCCTGGCTGCTCGGCATCGCCACCAACAAGGCGCGCAACCACCGGCGCGGGGTCGGCCGCCGCCTCGCGTTCCTGGCCCGGCAGCCGAGGCCGAAGGAGACCGAGGACTTCGCGGACGCCTCCGCCGAGCGGCTGGACCACCAGCGCGAACTGGCCGCCGTACGGGCGGTCCTGGACCGCCTGCGGCAGCCCGAGCGGGAGGTGCTGGCGCTCTGCGTCTGGGCCGGGCTCGACTACGCGCAGGCGGCGGCAGCGCTGGACGTCCCCGTCGGCACCGTACGCTCACGGCTCTCCCGGGCCCGTACGCGGCTGCGCGGCCTGGCGGGCGAGCACCTGGCGCGGGAGCGCGGCGAAATGACCCAGGAGCGGCGGGAAGCCGGACAGGATCGGCGCGGAGCCGGGCGGGAGCGGCGGGAACCCCTCCTGGGCCGCGGAGAGGTAGGAGGCAGGGCGGCATTCGTCGCCCTGCCAGGAGAGGGGGGATCGCGATGA
- a CDS encoding carboxylesterase yields MTTSLVRQVLPRPRLRATTTGVHGTTAPGFASVRHSFERACREAGPPGSQGAALAVVRDGQLVVDLWQGTADPVAGAPWTGDTLAPVLTGSHGILATAVLLLADMGALALDRPVADYWPEFAVRGKGAVTLRDVLTFTARLPGMAAGIDQRDVENPRMMAALLELDGPEDDPRAGGVLHGPWTAGWIVAEVVRRVDGRDLDLFFLEEIAGPLGLDVHFGLVPDQLPHTARISYDTGFRSRFPAPDGGADGLCGRVWNNPSPFPADAGVWSERRRRHAMIPSLGVYASARGLARLQGVLAADAVRAPGEEPLLLSRRTLDRARRFWVEGLDPLLGGVSAYGEGGLQLLDEGPHPAACAGAFGHQGPGGVAYRSWPRARTGAAWAGSRLTAGPGTQVLDEVAGAVERGLRVG; encoded by the coding sequence ATGACGACCTCTCTGGTACGGCAGGTCCTCCCGCGGCCACGGCTGCGGGCGACGACGACCGGCGTCCACGGCACCACGGCACCCGGGTTCGCCTCCGTGCGCCACTCCTTCGAACGGGCCTGCCGGGAAGCGGGTCCACCCGGTTCCCAGGGGGCCGCGCTGGCGGTCGTACGGGACGGTCAGCTGGTGGTCGACCTGTGGCAGGGCACCGCCGACCCGGTCGCCGGGGCGCCGTGGACCGGCGACACCCTCGCCCCGGTGCTGACGGGCTCTCACGGCATCCTGGCCACAGCGGTCCTGCTCCTCGCCGACATGGGCGCGCTCGCCCTGGACCGGCCCGTGGCGGACTACTGGCCGGAGTTCGCGGTGCGCGGCAAGGGCGCGGTGACGCTGCGGGACGTGCTGACGTTCACCGCCCGGCTGCCGGGCATGGCGGCGGGGATCGACCAGCGGGACGTGGAGAACCCGCGCATGATGGCCGCGCTGCTCGAACTGGACGGCCCGGAGGACGACCCCCGGGCCGGTGGTGTGCTGCACGGGCCGTGGACCGCCGGGTGGATCGTCGCCGAGGTGGTCCGCCGGGTCGACGGCCGCGACCTCGACCTGTTCTTCCTGGAGGAGATCGCCGGTCCGCTGGGCCTGGACGTCCACTTCGGGCTCGTACCCGACCAACTGCCGCACACCGCCCGTATCTCGTACGACACCGGCTTCCGCTCCCGGTTCCCGGCACCGGACGGCGGGGCGGACGGCCTCTGCGGGCGGGTGTGGAACAACCCGTCCCCGTTCCCCGCGGATGCCGGGGTGTGGAGCGAGCGGCGGCGACGCCACGCGATGATCCCCTCGCTGGGGGTGTACGCGTCGGCCCGCGGGCTCGCCCGGCTCCAGGGCGTCCTGGCCGCCGACGCCGTACGGGCCCCGGGCGAGGAGCCGCTGCTGCTGTCGCGGCGCACGCTCGACCGGGCGCGGAGGTTCTGGGTGGAGGGCCTGGACCCGCTGCTCGGCGGAGTCAGCGCCTACGGGGAGGGGGGCCTGCAACTCCTCGACGAGGGCCCCCACCCGGCCGCCTGCGCGGGCGCCTTCGGCCACCAGGGTCCGGGCGGTGTCGCCTACCGGTCCTGGCCCCGGGCCAGGACCGGCGCCGCCTGGGCCGGGAGCCGACTGACAGCGGGGCCCGGCACACAGGTCCTGGACGAGGTGGCGGGGGCGGTGGAGCGGGGGCTGCGGGTGGGGTGA
- a CDS encoding NADH:flavin oxidoreductase → MSGAGSVPVGDAHPALAACRFAGLDLRNRFALAPMTRVSATEDGRATDEMAGYYAAFAEGGFGLLITEGTYTDRAFSQGYLHQPGITDEAQADAWRPVVERAHAAGARVVLQLMHAGALAQGNRFRDRAAGPSAVRPMGEQLAKYRGGGPWPVPLEMTREQIAEAVEGFAAAAVRARAVGFDGVEVHGANGYLLDQFLTPYTNLRTDAYGGDAEGRSRLVREVTAEVRSAVGPGFPVGVRLSQGKINNFSWRWQGGDAEAGALFTAVASAGANYLHLAGSGRDWLPHGPTLPALARKVTGLPVIANGGLHEDAVARYVLDGPHADVLAIGTGALANPDLPRRVAEGAALAPFDPQVLEPLATLANARAYSNA, encoded by the coding sequence ATGAGTGGCGCCGGGTCCGTCCCGGTGGGTGACGCCCATCCCGCCCTCGCCGCCTGCCGGTTCGCGGGGCTCGATCTGCGCAACAGGTTCGCCCTCGCCCCCATGACCCGGGTCTCCGCGACCGAGGACGGCCGGGCGACCGACGAGATGGCCGGGTACTACGCGGCCTTCGCCGAGGGCGGTTTCGGGCTCCTCATCACCGAGGGGACCTACACCGACCGGGCCTTCAGCCAGGGGTACCTGCACCAGCCCGGCATCACCGACGAGGCGCAGGCCGACGCCTGGCGGCCCGTCGTGGAGAGGGCGCACGCCGCCGGGGCGCGCGTCGTCCTCCAGCTGATGCACGCCGGGGCCCTCGCACAGGGCAACCGGTTCCGCGACCGGGCCGCGGGCCCGTCGGCGGTGCGGCCGATGGGCGAGCAGCTGGCCAAGTACCGGGGCGGCGGCCCCTGGCCCGTACCGCTGGAGATGACCCGCGAGCAGATCGCCGAGGCCGTAGAGGGCTTCGCGGCCGCCGCCGTACGGGCCCGTGCCGTCGGCTTCGACGGGGTGGAGGTCCACGGGGCCAACGGCTATCTGCTCGACCAGTTCCTCACCCCGTACACCAATCTGCGCACCGATGCGTACGGCGGGGACGCCGAGGGCCGCTCACGGCTCGTACGGGAGGTGACGGCCGAGGTCAGGAGCGCGGTCGGGCCCGGCTTCCCGGTCGGTGTCCGGCTCTCCCAGGGGAAGATCAACAACTTCTCGTGGCGGTGGCAGGGGGGTGACGCCGAGGCGGGTGCCCTCTTCACGGCGGTCGCCTCGGCCGGGGCCAACTATCTGCACCTCGCGGGCAGCGGACGGGACTGGCTGCCGCACGGGCCGACGCTTCCCGCGCTCGCCCGGAAGGTCACCGGGCTCCCCGTCATCGCCAATGGCGGGCTGCACGAGGACGCGGTGGCGCGGTACGTCCTGGACGGGCCGCACGCCGATGTCCTGGCGATCGGGACGGGCGCGCTGGCCAACCCCGATCTGCCGCGCAGGGTGGCCGAGGGCGCGGCCCTGGCGCCGTTCGACCCTCAGGTGCTCGAGCCGCTGGCGACCCTGGCCAACGCCCGGGCGTACAGCAACGCTTGA
- a CDS encoding MarR family transcriptional regulator — protein MTINQQPRAASDQAMWDAVLGLHTFVERQLAHTLQRRYGVGLSEYRALETLYQAEKGECRMQELADHIGLGQSSVTRLVGRLDSAGYAYKDNCADDKRGVFAVITDEGRKRYQEARAAYADVLSSALNTASADDQLARAVQALRSAA, from the coding sequence ATGACGATCAACCAACAGCCACGCGCCGCCTCCGATCAGGCCATGTGGGACGCCGTCCTCGGCCTGCACACCTTCGTGGAGCGCCAGCTCGCACACACCCTCCAGCGCCGCTACGGCGTCGGCCTGTCCGAGTACCGGGCCCTGGAGACCCTTTACCAGGCCGAGAAGGGCGAGTGCCGCATGCAGGAGCTCGCGGACCACATCGGCCTGGGCCAGAGCTCGGTGACGCGCCTGGTGGGACGGCTGGACAGCGCCGGATACGCCTACAAGGACAACTGCGCCGACGACAAGCGCGGCGTCTTCGCCGTCATCACCGACGAGGGCCGCAAGCGCTACCAGGAAGCCCGTGCCGCCTACGCCGACGTCCTCAGCTCGGCCCTCAACACCGCGAGCGCCGACGACCAGCTCGCCCGGGCGGTGCAGGCGCTGCGCAGCGCAGCCTGA
- a CDS encoding ABC transporter ATP-binding protein has protein sequence MLVEAQDISVAIGGRPVLDSETLSCRPGTMTALVGPSGSGKTTLLHCLGLLLPVDRGRITIDGDVVTDYGAAARRRFWRDHAAFVLQDYGLMDEESVAFNITMRASPLGRRVLGDRERLAQALGRTGLAGREEEPASHLSGGEKQRLALARAIYKQARILFVDEPTASLDAANRTMVIDLFTDFAASGRTVIISTHDSEIVDACESRHEVASGRPAERLVNNQ, from the coding sequence ATGCTCGTAGAGGCCCAGGACATCTCCGTGGCGATCGGTGGTCGGCCGGTTCTCGACAGCGAGACCCTCAGCTGCCGCCCCGGAACCATGACGGCTCTCGTCGGTCCCAGCGGGTCGGGGAAGACCACCCTGCTGCACTGTCTCGGCCTGCTGCTCCCCGTCGACCGGGGGCGCATCACGATCGACGGGGACGTCGTCACGGATTACGGTGCGGCGGCGCGGCGCCGCTTCTGGCGCGATCACGCGGCGTTCGTCCTTCAGGACTACGGCCTCATGGACGAGGAGTCCGTCGCATTCAACATCACGATGCGGGCGAGCCCGCTGGGCCGACGTGTTCTCGGCGATCGGGAACGGCTCGCGCAGGCCCTTGGACGGACGGGGCTGGCCGGGCGGGAGGAGGAGCCCGCCAGCCACCTGAGCGGCGGTGAGAAGCAGCGGCTCGCTCTGGCGCGTGCGATCTACAAACAGGCCCGCATCCTGTTCGTGGACGAGCCCACCGCCTCTCTCGACGCCGCCAACCGCACGATGGTCATCGACCTGTTCACGGACTTCGCCGCGAGCGGCCGTACGGTCATCATCTCCACACATGACAGCGAGATCGTCGATGCGTGTGAGTCCCGGCACGAGGTCGCTTCCGGCAGACCGGCCGAACGCCTTGTCAACAACCAGTGA
- a CDS encoding chitinase: protein MIRRVLSLLVALGAVVAALVVLPAATAQAATCFTAWNSSSVYTGGQTASYNGRNYTAKWWTQNERPGSSDVWADNGACGTGGGGEQPGTGFVVSEAQFNQMFPNRNSFYTYSGLTAALSSYPAFANTGSTEIKKREAAAFLANVSHETGGLVYIKEINEANYPHYCDRNQPYGCPAGQSAYYGKGPIQLSWNFNYKAAGDALGIDLLNNPYLVEQNAAIAWRTALWYWNTQTGPGTITGHNAIVNGPGFGETIRSINGAIECNGGNPAQVQSRINKFTQFTQVLGTTTGPNLGC from the coding sequence GTGATCAGACGTGTACTCAGCCTGCTGGTAGCGCTCGGCGCGGTCGTCGCGGCACTCGTCGTCCTCCCCGCCGCCACCGCCCAGGCCGCCACCTGCTTCACGGCCTGGAACTCCTCGTCCGTCTACACGGGCGGCCAGACCGCCTCGTACAACGGCCGCAACTACACCGCCAAGTGGTGGACCCAGAACGAGCGGCCCGGCTCCTCCGACGTCTGGGCCGACAACGGCGCCTGCGGTACGGGCGGTGGCGGCGAGCAGCCGGGTACCGGCTTCGTCGTCAGCGAGGCCCAGTTCAACCAGATGTTCCCGAACCGGAACTCCTTCTACACCTACAGCGGCCTGACCGCTGCCCTCAGCTCCTACCCGGCCTTCGCCAACACCGGAAGCACCGAGATCAAGAAGCGCGAGGCCGCCGCGTTCCTCGCCAACGTCAGCCACGAGACCGGCGGGCTGGTGTACATCAAGGAGATCAACGAGGCGAACTACCCGCACTACTGCGACCGGAACCAGCCCTACGGCTGCCCCGCGGGCCAGTCCGCGTACTACGGCAAGGGCCCGATCCAGCTGAGCTGGAACTTCAACTACAAGGCCGCCGGTGACGCGCTCGGCATCGACCTGCTGAACAACCCCTACCTGGTCGAGCAGAACGCCGCCATCGCCTGGCGCACCGCCCTCTGGTACTGGAACACCCAGACCGGCCCCGGCACCATCACGGGCCACAACGCCATCGTCAACGGCCCCGGCTTCGGCGAGACGATCCGCTCCATCAACGGCGCGATCGAGTGCAACGGCGGCAACCCGGCCCAGGTCCAGAGCCGCATCAACAAGTTCACCCAGTTCACCCAGGTCCTCGGCACCACCACGGGCCCGAACCTGGGCTGCTGA
- a CDS encoding transcriptional regulator — MTTTHETPDTATGRPLGDLSRLLFGHLHRSDQQRWGRVYLQGLLRTDGKKTVRRMAAVVTGSEAASTSLHQFVNASPWEWAPARGELARWAARSLPVRAWTLAPAVLPKRGDRSAGVHQRFLPDSGRTVNCQLGIGLFLDVGRAHVPVDWRLFLPPRFTGDTAVRDRAKIPAATRAQPLWEHALSLVQEMAPRADGRTAPVVADLTALCDIAPLARRLRDGGHPFVLAIPGQSTLDGPELPPGERESARALLLRRGVRHPAGAGRQILSYELPARGPRPGGEHGHGPGQLMAEWDAGTGRPGRIWLTNITDRHPAELLELARSPRGAQAAVRRMGEDFGLLDFEGRSFPGWHRHMTLVSAAYACSALEGMTP, encoded by the coding sequence GTGACGACGACGCACGAAACGCCCGACACGGCGACGGGCCGACCGCTGGGCGACCTGTCCCGGCTCCTGTTCGGCCATCTGCACCGCTCCGACCAGCAGCGTTGGGGGCGCGTGTACCTACAGGGCCTGCTGCGCACGGACGGGAAGAAGACCGTGCGGCGCATGGCGGCCGTCGTGACCGGCTCCGAGGCCGCGTCGACGTCACTGCACCAGTTCGTGAACGCCAGCCCGTGGGAGTGGGCCCCGGCGCGCGGCGAGCTGGCCCGCTGGGCCGCCCGGTCGCTGCCGGTGCGGGCCTGGACCCTGGCACCGGCGGTGCTGCCCAAGCGGGGCGACCGCTCGGCCGGGGTGCACCAGCGCTTCCTCCCGGATTCCGGGCGTACCGTCAACTGCCAGCTGGGCATCGGCCTGTTCCTGGACGTCGGGCGGGCCCACGTCCCGGTCGACTGGCGCCTCTTCCTCCCTCCCCGGTTCACCGGCGACACCGCCGTACGCGACCGGGCGAAGATCCCCGCGGCGACCCGGGCCCAGCCGCTGTGGGAGCACGCCCTGAGCCTGGTCCAGGAGATGGCGCCCCGGGCGGACGGGCGGACGGCGCCGGTGGTGGCCGACCTGACCGCCCTGTGCGACATCGCGCCGCTGGCCCGGCGGCTCCGGGACGGCGGGCACCCCTTCGTCCTCGCCATCCCGGGCCAGAGCACCCTGGACGGACCCGAACTGCCTCCGGGCGAACGGGAGTCGGCGCGGGCGCTGCTGCTGCGCCGGGGCGTACGGCACCCGGCGGGGGCGGGGCGGCAGATCCTCTCGTACGAGCTCCCCGCGCGCGGGCCGAGGCCGGGCGGCGAGCACGGCCACGGGCCGGGCCAGCTGATGGCCGAGTGGGACGCGGGCACCGGGCGGCCGGGCCGGATCTGGCTGACGAACATCACCGACCGCCACCCGGCCGAACTGCTGGAGCTGGCCCGTTCGCCCCGGGGCGCGCAGGCGGCGGTCCGGCGCATGGGCGAGGACTTCGGCCTGCTCGACTTCGAAGGGCGCTCCTTCCCCGGCTGGCACCGGCACATGACGCTCGTCTCGGCGGCCTACGCATGCAGCGCCCTGGAGGGCATGACCCCCTGA
- a CDS encoding tRNA-specific adenosine deaminase, with protein sequence MGTDESELTEYAHEAIRLSREHVAQGGIPFSGVIVGGGRVLGTGFNRVREDNDPTAHAEVVALREAAARHGLRAVAGATLFASGEPCALCYLAARYAGIGHVVHAADRKTAARYGFDYTSTYTLFAQDPADWPVKVTALHLPEAEQPFQDFLTRS encoded by the coding sequence ATGGGTACAGACGAAAGCGAACTGACGGAGTACGCCCACGAAGCGATCCGGCTCAGCCGCGAGCATGTCGCACAGGGGGGCATCCCCTTCTCCGGCGTGATCGTGGGCGGTGGGCGCGTCCTGGGCACCGGCTTCAACCGGGTCCGGGAGGACAACGACCCGACCGCCCACGCCGAGGTCGTCGCCCTCCGGGAGGCCGCCGCCCGGCACGGGCTCCGGGCCGTGGCGGGAGCCACTCTGTTCGCCTCCGGTGAGCCCTGCGCGCTGTGCTACCTGGCGGCGCGGTACGCGGGCATCGGCCATGTCGTGCACGCCGCCGACCGGAAGACCGCCGCCCGGTACGGCTTCGACTACACGAGCACGTACACCCTCTTCGCCCAGGACCCGGCGGACTGGCCCGTCAAGGTCACGGCCCTGCACCTGCCCGAGGCGGAGCAGCCGTTCCAGGATTTCCTCACCAGGAGCTGA
- a CDS encoding TetR family transcriptional regulator: MAQLKQERAEQTRRTLLHAAAEVFDEFGYAGASVTRILKRAGVTAGALYFHFGSKEDLAKAVMNSQPETLVPLVAAGGLQRLIDLTLVWSWQLQRDPLLRAGVRLTNEQTSAGGPENADPYEKFRAIMTGFLQDAQNDGELQPGVDPSVVAEFVVAACTGMQMYSNVVSGRKDLPERTQQMWNLILPGIAVPSVITRADASPARGAAMMP; the protein is encoded by the coding sequence ATGGCGCAACTGAAACAGGAGCGGGCGGAACAGACCCGTCGCACTCTTCTCCATGCGGCGGCAGAGGTCTTCGACGAGTTCGGTTACGCGGGTGCCAGCGTCACCCGCATCCTCAAGCGCGCCGGGGTGACGGCGGGGGCGCTCTACTTCCACTTCGGTTCCAAGGAGGATCTCGCCAAGGCGGTGATGAACAGCCAGCCGGAGACCCTGGTCCCGCTGGTCGCCGCCGGGGGGCTGCAACGGCTCATCGACCTCACCCTCGTATGGTCGTGGCAGCTCCAGCGCGACCCGCTGCTCCGGGCCGGTGTACGGCTGACGAACGAGCAGACCTCCGCCGGCGGCCCCGAGAACGCCGACCCGTACGAGAAGTTCCGCGCGATCATGACCGGCTTCCTCCAGGACGCCCAGAACGACGGGGAGCTGCAGCCGGGCGTCGATCCGTCCGTGGTCGCGGAGTTCGTGGTCGCCGCCTGTACCGGCATGCAGATGTACTCCAACGTCGTCAGCGGCCGCAAGGACCTGCCCGAGCGCACCCAGCAGATGTGGAACCTGATCCTCCCGGGCATCGCCGTCCCGTCCGTGATCACCCGCGCCGACGCGAGCCCCGCCCGGGGCGCCGCGATGATGCCCTGA
- a CDS encoding TetR family transcriptional regulator produces MQERAARTRRTVLAAAAVEFAERGYDGVSLQRVARRAATSVGALTFHFRNKSALADEVRTTGRARFRRCLEELEQRAPAADPLRDLRTLIGALARLAHEDPFVRAVRRLEADPPEDAPPLAELWLPPLRRLLDRAHSTRRLRPGVAPEDAVALLAHLAEGAMAARGTPPDAAPGAVAAGDAVWGVVLHGLAADRGDRGD; encoded by the coding sequence ATGCAGGAACGGGCGGCCAGGACGCGCCGGACCGTGTTGGCGGCGGCGGCCGTCGAGTTCGCCGAGCGGGGCTACGACGGTGTTTCCCTCCAGCGGGTGGCCCGGCGGGCCGCGACCTCGGTCGGCGCGCTGACCTTCCACTTCCGGAACAAGAGCGCCCTGGCCGACGAGGTGCGCACGACCGGGCGCGCCCGCTTCCGGCGCTGCCTGGAGGAGCTGGAGCAACGCGCCCCCGCCGCCGACCCGTTGCGGGACCTGCGGACCCTGATCGGCGCGCTGGCCCGGCTGGCGCACGAGGACCCCTTCGTACGCGCCGTCCGCCGCCTGGAAGCCGACCCGCCCGAGGACGCGCCCCCGCTGGCCGAGCTCTGGCTCCCGCCCCTCCGCCGCCTGCTCGACCGGGCCCACAGCACCCGGCGGCTCCGCCCCGGCGTCGCACCCGAGGACGCGGTGGCCCTGCTGGCACACCTGGCGGAGGGCGCCATGGCCGCCCGGGGGACGCCCCCGGACGCGGCGCCGGGGGCGGTGGCGGCGGGGGACGCGGTGTGGGGCGTCGTCCTGCATGGGTTGGCTGCGGACCGGGGGGACCGGGGGGATTGA
- a CDS encoding ligand-binding protein SH3, with translation MSNAAKSSTNAWLSLLLAGVFEIGYALAVGGSEGFTILTWSLVAVVFFLLTLYALSLALRTIEVSIGYAVWAGIGAVGAAVLGPVFFDETLTLAKGLWLTVIIVGVIWLKLADRTKPEAVAAPQPPEQRIAERPGALQV, from the coding sequence ATGTCCAACGCGGCCAAGAGCTCCACCAACGCCTGGCTCTCCCTCCTGCTCGCGGGAGTCTTCGAGATCGGATACGCGCTCGCCGTCGGCGGCAGCGAGGGCTTCACCATCCTGACCTGGTCCCTGGTCGCCGTGGTGTTCTTCCTGCTGACGCTCTACGCACTGAGCCTGGCTCTCCGCACCATCGAGGTCAGCATCGGTTACGCGGTCTGGGCGGGCATCGGCGCGGTCGGCGCCGCCGTCCTCGGCCCGGTCTTCTTCGACGAGACCCTCACCCTGGCCAAGGGCCTCTGGCTGACGGTCATCATCGTCGGTGTCATCTGGCTCAAGCTCGCCGACCGCACGAAGCCCGAGGCGGTGGCAGCCCCCCAGCCGCCCGAGCAGCGGATCGCGGAGCGGCCCGGCGCCCTCCAGGTCTGA
- a CDS encoding ligand-binding protein SH3 codes for MHWLHLAIAIIFEIVVAIAAGKAEGFKNRKWTAITLASGAAATFFLSKALLTFDVGVGYALWTSVAGVGITILGALFFGQRLNWNKAIGIVLVIGGVVGLQLSGSA; via the coding sequence ATGCACTGGCTGCACCTCGCCATCGCCATCATCTTCGAGATCGTTGTCGCCATCGCCGCCGGAAAGGCCGAGGGCTTCAAGAACCGCAAGTGGACCGCCATCACCCTGGCCAGCGGTGCCGCCGCGACCTTCTTCCTCAGCAAGGCGCTGCTGACCTTCGACGTCGGCGTCGGCTACGCCCTGTGGACCTCCGTCGCGGGCGTCGGTATCACCATCCTCGGCGCGCTGTTCTTCGGCCAGCGTCTGAACTGGAACAAGGCGATCGGCATCGTCCTGGTCATCGGCGGTGTCGTCGGCCTCCAGCTGAGCGGTTCCGCCTGA